The genomic region GTAATATAACCACAACTGACACGGAAATAACCAGGAGTATCAGGGGATAAATCAAGGCTGAAACCACGGTTCTCTTCAATGATATTAACTTCTTCAAATAAGATGACTGCCTTTCCAGTATACTAACCAGATTTCCGCTTGTCTCCCCGACTTTTATTGATGAAATAAACATGCTTGAAAATATATCTGGATACGCGCTCAGAGCGTCTGAAAGCGCCATTCCGCCTTCCACCTCTTTTTTAATGTCAGAAATAATATTTTTAAAAGACACATTCTCGGCCCTGTTTTTTAAAATATCCAGGCTGTGCACCATAGTTAATCCCGCCTTTAAAAGGACCGACAATTCCTGGATAAAAAGCAAAACTTCATACAATTTTGGCCTTTTACTCCACCCGCTCTTTTTTTTTGTTATTGCAAAAACATAAAGGCCCTTGTTCTCTATTTCCTGCCGGAGTTTGAGTTCGCTTTCGGAATCTTTGACACCCGTGATGACCTTTCCTTCTTTTGTCCCTGCTTTATAACGGAAAATCGGCATAAATTCCTCTTTTTTTGCAATATTATAACAAATTATTGACATTTTGAGAAAAAGATTTATAATATATGCTTCATTACAATTCAAGGAGAATATCATGATTGATACCGCTGATTTTTTTAAGGGACTAAAACTAAGCATTGAAAATAAACTTTTTGAAATTGTTGATTTCCAGCACAACAAGACGGCTATGAGGAAAGCGGTTGTATGGACAAAATTAAGGAACCTGATGGACGGGAGCGTGATTGAAAGGACTTTCCAGGCCGGCGAGAAATTCAAAGAACCTGATTATGAAGAAAAAGAAGTTCAATTTTTATACAAATCAGGCGACACTTACAGTTTCATGTGCAACAAAACCTATGAACAAATTGAACTAAGGAAAGAACAGACCGGCGACGCGTGGAAATTTCTGACAGAAAATATTACGGTAAAAATCCTTTTTTTTGCTGGAAATCCCATAGGGATAAACCTGCCGGCTTCTGTCACTTTAAAAATAATCGAAACCGACCCGACATTTAAAGGCGATACGGTTTCAGGAAGCGGAAAACCCGCGAAACTGGAAACCGGCATAACCGTGAGTGTCCCTTTCTTCGTGGAAGTCGGTGAGATCATAAAAATCGATACGAGGACGGAAAAATATATTGAACGGGCGAAATAAGATTTTTTAACTATTTTAC from bacterium harbors:
- the efp gene encoding elongation factor P, whose product is MIDTADFFKGLKLSIENKLFEIVDFQHNKTAMRKAVVWTKLRNLMDGSVIERTFQAGEKFKEPDYEEKEVQFLYKSGDTYSFMCNKTYEQIELRKEQTGDAWKFLTENITVKILFFAGNPIGINLPASVTLKIIETDPTFKGDTVSGSGKPAKLETGITVSVPFFVEVGEIIKIDTRTEKYIERAK